A single genomic interval of Mycobacterium sp. DL592 harbors:
- a CDS encoding acetyl-CoA C-acetyltransferase has product MPEAVIVSTARSPIGRAYKGSLVDIRPDDLAAQMVRAALDKVPSLDPRDIDDLIMGCGQPGGESGFNIGRAVAVELGYDFLPGTTVNRYCSSSLQTTRMAFHAIKAGEGHAFISAGVETVSRFGKGNADGWPDTKNALFEAAQQRSEAAAAGAEEWHDPRADGLIPDVYIAMGQTAENVALFTGISREDQDHWGVRSQNKAEEAIKNGFFEREIVPVTLPDGTVVSTDDGPRAGTTYEKISQLKPVFRPNGTITAGNACPLNDGAAALVIVSDTKAKELGLTPLARVVSTGVSGLSPEIMGLGPIEAVKKALANAKLSISDIDLYEINEAFAVQVLGSARALGMDEEKLNVSGGAIALGHPFGMTGARITATLLNNLQTYDKTFGIETMCVGGGQGMAMVIERLS; this is encoded by the coding sequence ATGCCTGAAGCCGTCATCGTCTCTACCGCCCGCTCGCCGATCGGCCGGGCCTACAAGGGTTCGCTGGTCGACATCCGCCCGGACGACCTTGCCGCGCAGATGGTGCGCGCCGCGCTGGACAAGGTGCCGTCGCTGGATCCCCGCGACATCGACGACCTGATCATGGGTTGTGGGCAGCCCGGCGGCGAGTCCGGTTTCAACATCGGCCGCGCCGTGGCGGTGGAGCTGGGCTACGACTTCCTGCCGGGTACCACGGTGAACCGGTACTGCTCGTCGTCGCTGCAGACCACGCGGATGGCGTTCCACGCGATCAAGGCCGGCGAGGGACATGCGTTCATCTCGGCGGGCGTCGAGACGGTGTCGCGGTTCGGCAAGGGCAACGCCGACGGCTGGCCGGACACCAAGAATGCGCTGTTTGAAGCCGCACAGCAGCGCTCCGAGGCCGCCGCGGCCGGTGCCGAGGAGTGGCACGACCCGCGTGCGGACGGCCTGATTCCCGACGTCTACATCGCGATGGGCCAGACCGCCGAGAACGTGGCGCTGTTCACCGGCATCAGCCGCGAGGACCAGGACCACTGGGGTGTTCGGTCGCAGAACAAAGCCGAAGAGGCAATCAAGAACGGCTTCTTCGAGCGCGAGATCGTGCCCGTCACCCTGCCTGACGGCACGGTCGTCAGCACTGACGACGGCCCCCGTGCGGGCACCACCTACGAGAAGATCAGCCAGCTCAAGCCGGTGTTCCGCCCCAACGGCACGATCACCGCAGGCAACGCGTGCCCTCTCAATGACGGCGCGGCCGCGCTGGTGATCGTCTCCGACACCAAGGCCAAGGAGCTGGGCCTGACCCCGCTGGCGCGTGTGGTGTCGACCGGTGTGTCGGGGCTGTCGCCGGAGATCATGGGCCTGGGCCCGATCGAGGCCGTCAAGAAGGCGCTGGCGAATGCCAAGCTGTCGATCTCCGATATCGATCTGTACGAGATCAACGAGGCGTTCGCGGTTCAGGTGCTCGGCTCGGCGCGGGCGCTGGGGATGGACGAGGAGAAGCTCAACGTCTCCGGCGGCGCGATCGCGCTGGGGCATCCGTTCGGTATGACGGGCGCCCGGATCACCGCCACGCTGCTGAACAACCTGCAGACCTACGACAAGACCTTCGGCATCGAGACGATGTGCGTCGGCGGCGGCCAGGGTATGGCCATGGTGATCGAGCGGCTCTCCTAG
- a CDS encoding SGNH/GDSL hydrolase family protein: MRGPRRSTVVLGVAGVLASTGTAVLGARTLLNEQAAQARTVIPKAWDVPPRADGVYAPGGGPVRKWERGVPYDLHMMVFGDSTATGYGCRDADEVPGVVIARGLAEESGKLIRLSTKAIVGATSKGLSGQVDAMFVAGPPPDAAVIMIGANDITALNGIGPSANRLGAAVKRLRASGAVVVVGTCPDFGVITAIPQPLRYATRSRGLHLARVQAAAVRAAGGVPVPLADLLTPNFLETPELMFSDDKFHPSAAGYALAANQLLPALCHELGEWTGATVPDLPWITPSQSWNVSTRLAPITRLFRRRTTGVPAPIVVPAS, encoded by the coding sequence ATGCGCGGGCCGCGTCGGTCGACGGTGGTGTTGGGGGTGGCGGGAGTACTCGCCTCCACCGGAACAGCCGTGTTGGGTGCCCGGACTCTGCTCAATGAACAGGCAGCCCAGGCTCGAACGGTGATCCCGAAGGCTTGGGACGTGCCCCCGCGCGCCGACGGCGTCTACGCCCCCGGCGGTGGACCGGTGCGCAAGTGGGAGCGCGGTGTCCCCTACGACCTGCACATGATGGTGTTCGGCGACTCGACAGCCACCGGCTACGGCTGCCGCGACGCCGACGAGGTGCCCGGCGTGGTGATCGCGCGTGGGCTGGCCGAGGAGTCCGGCAAGCTGATCCGGCTGTCGACCAAGGCGATCGTCGGCGCGACGTCCAAGGGGTTGTCGGGTCAGGTGGACGCCATGTTCGTGGCCGGTCCCCCACCGGACGCCGCGGTGATCATGATCGGCGCCAACGACATCACCGCGCTCAACGGCATCGGGCCGTCGGCCAACCGGCTCGGTGCCGCGGTCAAGCGGCTGCGTGCCAGCGGCGCGGTCGTCGTCGTCGGCACCTGCCCGGATTTCGGTGTCATCACGGCCATTCCGCAGCCGCTGCGCTATGCCACGCGGTCCCGCGGACTGCACCTGGCGCGGGTGCAGGCCGCTGCGGTGCGGGCCGCGGGCGGGGTTCCGGTGCCGCTGGCGGATCTGCTGACGCCGAACTTCCTGGAGACTCCGGAGCTGATGTTCTCCGACGACAAGTTCCACCCCTCGGCGGCCGGGTATGCGTTGGCGGCCAACCAGTTGCTGCCCGCGCTGTGCCACGAACTCGGCGAGTGGACCGGTGCCACCGTGCCGGACCTGCCGTGGATCACGCCGTCGCAGAGCTGGAACGTCTCTACCCGCCTGGCGCCGATCACGCGGCTGTTCCGCAGGCGTACCACCGGGGTGCCCGCACCGATCGTGGTGCCCGCGAGTTAG
- a CDS encoding alpha/beta hydrolase, translating into MTAPSKVRASSPHRTQAGNGLGKAHGPRRYPVSDGAPVEVVEDGPSIAARLVSMGTRATMWPTLAVLSHVPHWPWPFGLVDFVARAVLPTPGTVRATVGLPNASAQLVRAPGVLPADGRRRIVLYMHGGAFLTCGVNSHSRISTALSKFADSPVLVVDYRLIPKHSIGNALDDCYDAYKWLRLRGYEPDQIVLAGDSAGGYLSLALAQRLQAEGEEPAALVAISPLLQLDHGPKLNHPNIHTDAMFPPKAFDALVALVARAAAKNIVDGEPEGAYEPLDHIEPGLPRTLIHVSGSEVLLHDARLAARKLAAAGVPTEVRVWPGQIHDFQLAAPLIPEATRSLRQIGEYIREATG; encoded by the coding sequence ATGACCGCACCCAGTAAGGTCCGGGCTTCTTCGCCCCATCGAACACAGGCCGGCAACGGCCTTGGCAAAGCCCACGGCCCGCGCCGCTATCCGGTTTCCGACGGCGCACCCGTCGAGGTCGTCGAGGACGGCCCCAGCATCGCTGCGCGGCTGGTATCCATGGGCACCCGCGCCACGATGTGGCCCACCCTCGCCGTGCTGAGCCATGTGCCGCACTGGCCGTGGCCGTTCGGCCTGGTGGACTTCGTCGCCCGCGCGGTCCTGCCCACACCGGGAACGGTGCGCGCCACCGTCGGCCTGCCCAACGCCTCGGCCCAACTGGTTCGTGCCCCCGGCGTGCTGCCCGCCGACGGCCGTCGCCGCATCGTGCTCTACATGCACGGCGGGGCGTTCCTGACATGCGGTGTCAATTCGCACAGCCGGATTTCAACTGCGCTGTCCAAGTTCGCCGATTCGCCGGTACTCGTGGTCGACTACCGGCTCATCCCCAAGCACTCCATCGGCAACGCCCTCGACGACTGCTACGACGCCTACAAGTGGCTGCGGCTGCGCGGCTACGAGCCCGACCAGATCGTGCTCGCCGGCGACTCGGCAGGCGGATACCTGTCGCTGGCGCTGGCTCAGCGACTGCAGGCCGAGGGGGAGGAGCCCGCCGCGCTCGTCGCGATCTCGCCGCTGCTTCAACTCGACCACGGCCCCAAGCTCAACCATCCGAACATCCACACCGATGCGATGTTCCCGCCCAAGGCATTTGACGCACTGGTCGCGCTGGTGGCCCGCGCGGCCGCCAAGAACATCGTCGACGGCGAACCCGAGGGCGCCTACGAACCGCTGGATCACATCGAGCCCGGGCTGCCCCGCACCCTCATCCACGTGTCGGGCTCGGAGGTACTGCTGCACGACGCCCGGCTCGCCGCCCGCAAGTTGGCTGCCGCGGGCGTGCCGACCGAGGTACGGGTGTGGCCCGGCCAGATCCACGACTTCCAACTCGCCGCCCCGCTCATTCCGGAGGCGACGCGCTCGCTGCGCCAGATCGGCGAATACATCCGCGAGGCCACCGGCTGA